A window of Phacochoerus africanus isolate WHEZ1 chromosome 11, ROS_Pafr_v1, whole genome shotgun sequence genomic DNA:
gggaacTGAGAAAACATCAGAAGAGTAATTTGATGTATCTTCTGtgatgtgtatattcttttttttttctttttactgccgcacctgccgcatatggaaattcccagactaggggttgaatcagagctgagctgctggcctacaccacagccacagctgcagcaacaccagatctgagctacatctgcaatttGCAGCACAgcgtgcagcaacaccaggtccttaacccactgagcactgaaccaggccagggatcaaacccccaacctcacagaggcaatgtcaggtccttaacccactgagccacaaggggaactccccgtAGTCTTTTTCTTCGCAAGATTTCGCAACTGCATTACCAATCtgtaatgtacattttaaaataggacTGTTATATCTTTGGAGAGGAAAGACAGTATCATCCAGTGGGCTGAACTCTGAAAGAGAAAGGACATGTGCAAGTTTCTCTATTAACAATTATAGTTTATCAAAATGAACTGCTCATATCTCCTTAGCAAGTtggttttttattatttgttttttattgtactgacaaagtttgaagaagaataaGATGAAATATACAGCTTACCTCTGTCAGAGGTCTCTACTTTGCAGCCTGGGATTTTCCTGGTAATGACGTTTATTATTAAATTGGGCTAACTCTTGGGGGGAAGCAGGGCAGGAGAGCACACAGAGGAGtagtttatttaagtcagaagcaaagaagtgatacacaccctaaagaggaaagggggtgCAGATATCCCCCTGAGTGAGGAGCACACCAGAGAGGTAATTTAAATCACTTCTGGGCCAACTCTTTAGTGGTGCATCACTTGGCATATTTGAAGAGTTGTTATCCTCTAGTATCTAAGCTATAGAtgaatatcatatatcacttattcCAGGATGGTTGTAATAGTGTGTTTTATAACAAGAAATagatatttggtctttgtcccatTTCTctcacagagctcctaaaacccttggaattcccCAAGAGGAGAACCACAAAGGGGGATtcttgttatgttaatgaggtgactttggaATGCCCCTTAGGATGGGGGAGAGGTGCCAAAATGACCAACCACTTGAATTAGGGTGTTAGAACTTTCATTCCCAGGCACCTActtcagggaggggaaggggttggaatttgaacccatcatcaatggccaatgatttaatccaTCATGCTCAGTAATGAAAGCTTCATAAGAAACACAAAAGGATGGGCCTCAAAGACTTTCTAGGTTGGTGAACACGTGGAGGTTGGGGTGGGCGGTGTCCTCACACTCAGGGCCCTTTCCCCAAGCCTTGCCCTATGtacctcttccatctggctgttcctgatgATAGCCTTTTTCAAAAAACACGGATCTGATAAGTAAATGTTTCCGAGTTCTCTGAGCTaccctagcaaattaattgaCCCAAGGAGGTGGCTGTTGGAATGGCGAATCTATAGCCCATGTGTCAGAAGCACAGATGATAACCTGGCATTTGAAGTGGGTGTAGGGGActagtcttgtgggactgagcccttaaacTGTGGAATCTGACTCCATCTCCAGATACATAGTGTCAGAGTTGAGTTGAATTGTAAGAAACCTCGCTGATGTTTGAGAACTGCTTGTTGGTGTGGAGAAACCCCCACACTCCCACACTTCCGAATTGTGATCcatggtcttttttcttcttttaaaggcCCAACATGCAGCAAAAATAGGAGCCGATGGCATTGCTGTCATTGCACCTTTCTTTCTCAAGCCCTGGAACAAAGGTAAGTAGGTCTGTCTAAAAGCCCTGTGCCTCATGTGGTCCACTTCTTTATGCCTTCATTCCAGATAGTTGTATTTAACTCACGAAAGTAGTTTTTATGGACTAGAGGCATGTAGTTGCAATGGTACAGTAGTTCTCCAGAATATTTAGCCTCTCTGGATCCAAAACAGAAAAGGTTCCATTAAAGGACTTCAGCTCTTTTGCCAAGTAATCTGATTGGATCATTCACCAAGCCCTGGGTCAACCTACAGGTGCCTGTGTTTGGGTCAGGTGTCCGTTTCTTATCCAGAGTGTCAGAGTCACGTGACACTGAAGCAGCCCAGAtccctgccatggcacaggtccagtccctggcccagaaacttccatttgctgcaggcatacgccctccccaaaaaaagaattttcagctTCCAAAAAGGATGGCTGCATTTCATTAGATGATTCATTTCTTACTGGGAAGAGCCTGTGTTTTACACTTGCTTACACCGTGACTTTTCCCGCGTTCTTTCAGATAACCTGATTAATTTCCTGAAGGAGGTGGCTGCTGCTGCCCCTGCTTTGCCGTTTTACTACTATCACATTCCTGCCTTGACAGGGGTAAAGAGTAAGTACTGCCTCTTtccatgtttctttctcttcGCCGCTCACCTCATACGCTATTTCACTAAGGACCCCCTGCTCTGCCCCACCACACCCCACTTTACAGAAGTGTAAGTCTATTGATTATACGGTTCCAACTGCCCAAAATAAGTCGTTCCTACAAAAATACGTCAGCCCTTACCAATCATTGATACTGCCTTATGATGGAAGATTTTAGGTATGAAAGACCAACTGACCCCAGGCCATTCTAGCAGACACCTGTGTCTGTCACATacacctctccttctctctctctctctctctctcttttttttttttttgccccccacACAGCAGGCAGAacttccaaggccagggatcgaactcacaccacagctgcaacctgagccacagcagtgacaacatcggatccttaacctgctgtgctaccaaGGGAACTCTGCACCCTCCTTCTCGTGTGGGCAGACATAACCTGTAGGCCCCACTAGGACAGAGGCTGTGTCTAGCTTGTACCCTCCTCTGTTCTCAGCGCCAGACACATAGGACAGTTCTCCCATCTTTCCTCGcttttcttctagcttttctttTGTCATTACTATACTTTGCCAGTAAGAAGAGTGTTGCCGTTAGATGCAATTTCTtagggggttgttttttttaatctcatttctttctaacttccttaaaagaaaaagcagaaattgtGTCTTGTGAATACCCATCTATTGTCTTCAAGGAACAGAAGGCCTAGGACTCTAGTTTGACAAGGACGTAGGACCTAGGAGGCAAGAGCAAGTGATGATGTCCAGTCTGCGGTCAGTTGCATCTGAGAACagtccctggcagctcagtgcaGATATGCGGGGCTAGATGAGTTATTCTCTGGTATTTTCTCGATTTTCTTACACaaataagacatttatttattttattttattttattttattttttgtctttttgccatttcttgggctactcccgcagcatatggaggttcccaggctaggggtctaatcggagctgttagcTGCCAgctctacgccagagccacagcaatgcaggatccaagccatgtctgcaacctacaccgcagctcatggcaacgccggatcgttaacccactgagcaagggcagggattgaacccgcaacctcatggttcctagtaagattcgttaaccactgcgccacgacgggaactcctagagacatTTATTGTTTTGAGCAGTTCGTGCGGAGGAGTTGTTGGATGGGATTCAGGATAAGATTCCCACCTTCCAAGGGCTGAAGTTCAGTGACACGGATCTCTTAGACTTCGGGCAGTGTGTTGATCAGAATCACCAGCGACAGTTTGCTTTCCTGTTTGGGGTAGATGAGGTAAGCCACCCCCTGGCGCATCCCAGCAGGTTAGTTTCCCTTCCAAACAATTCACGTAGCTGCTTCTCTCGAAGtgtcttttctattttcattcaaGTAAATATACTCTTTGTCTGTTTCTGATCAGCAACTGTTGAGTGCTCTGGTGATGGGAGCAACCGGAGCCGTGGGCAGGTAAGCAGAGCTCATGTCCCCAAGGATTATAAACATAAAATCCCCCAGAGAGGCGTTCGTCACCCGAGTAGTTGGTTTTCTTTCATGAACCCCTTTTCTTATAGAAGTTGCCTTTCTTTGCCACATTCTCTTagtgaaagggaaataaataggGCTTAGCAGGTTGTTAGCGATGCCGTCACTGTTATAAGAAGCCCCTGTTTTGGTTAGAGGTGAGGCATACAAGCTGAGAGCATGCACAGAACTTCCTTGTCAGAAATGATGTGGCTGCAAATAACAGAAACCCATTCAAACCAGCTGATGTGAAAGAAGGTAaggtattataaaatactggataCATTTCATAAAACGTGAGAGGAGGAAGTGCAATGAGGCCTCAGGGAACATAAGAGCGTGAAACTCCAAAGTTCTCAACTGCCATGGCAGACCGTTCTCCATCTGTGGGCCTCTGgacatctctttctttctttcccactctTTCTCTCTATCCAGAGAAGCTTCCTCTGCTTCATCGTGTACGTCGCCAGTCCTGGTGCCCAGGCAGGGCAGCTCAGGATATCCCTAGATAGCACTGCCTGGGCAGGGGTCCATGGAAAGTCCAGTCAGCTGCAGGTAGAAAGGCAGACTCATATGGCCCGATGTCTGCTCAGCAGAAGGCTCAGGGCCATTCGATTTAGTGTGTCCACATTCACCTAATTCATTCAAAATGTGCCTGCAGGCAGTTTGATTGAAATGTTTGCAGTCGCTGAAAGTGTACCCCTCTTTTGAGACatagtttcttcacagcaaactAGAAACCACACCTACCTTGCAGGGCTTGGAAAGGATTAGATatgatttaggggaaaaaaggaactaGTCTCTAGGTAATAATCAAGTTGACAAAGAATTTGGGATTTGCTCCTTTTATGGTGGtgctccaccccccaccccccgttccTCATCATCAGGCTTTTAGGACCCACCTCAGATACTACACTTTATCCACCGTTTTTATCTGGAATTCTGTCTGTGCCCTGGAGCAGGTGTTGTCCTCTCTCACTCCTTACGCCTCCGtctttcactctttcttcttttttctcactttacccTTTTTCTACTTGTCTCCCTTTTCTTTATCCCCTTTGGTgttctctgcctcctctgctcGCTTAGTGATGCTGGAAAACTCAGAACTGAAATCACCCAATGCTTTAATAGATTAGGACCTAAAAATAGACTTCTGGAAAGCCTGGTATATGTTTCCCTTTTAAGCAGCAGTGGGGCTTGAGGATCGGAACCTTCCTGGAAGTTGCAGGTCCTGCAGCATGTGCTCTttgttccctcccaccccccagtaCATATAACTACCTGGGAAGAAAGACAAACCAGATGTTGGAGGCTTTTGAACGAAAGGACTTCTCTTCAGCCCTGAATCATCAggttagttttcttttcctttcataaaaATCACAGCCTTTTGTCTTTCGTACATGAGATGTTGTGTTCTGTCTCATCAGCATTCCTGCCATACCTGCCCTCCTTAAAATTGCCTCGCTGCTTCTTGCCATACTTTCCTTCTATGCCTTCCTTTTTTTCGTTTCAATCCAGACCTATCCCCATTGTCCGTGTTCCGTCCTTGTCTAATCAGGGCAGGCCCCCTACGAGGATGCCCCTCTCTGTTCCTCCTGGAAATGATCTCATTCCTAGTCTACGTTTAACGTGTTTTTATGACTGTGAACTAATAATAATAGCTTTCTGGGGAAGGATGACATGCCACCCCCCTTGAGGACTTCACACCTGTGTCACCAGAGTATATAAAGAGCTGCAAAGCTGGCAGTCTCAAAGCAGGAGACTTAATCCAAAGTCAAAGCAGGTCAGTCCTCTTTGCCCTGGAAATGTGCTGAGAATTGAAAACATCTACCAGGCAGGAAACAAGAGCCGAGTATGTGATCCAAAAGGAGACCCTGGGGCTCTGAAACCCGAAGACAAAAGCAGCAGGAGCTGATGCATTTGAGGAAAACCCCCCGAGGGAAATGGCTGCTGTTACTGTGCCAGCACAGACTGCCTCGCAGTGCACAGAAGGAAGAGAGCCTCACCAAAGGGTAGAAGCAGCCCCAGCAGCTGGTAGTGTATGTGCTTTGGATaaacagaaggaggaggaaagagaaaaaggcgTAGGCACGACAGAAAGACTTTTGGAGGCACAGGGACTTTCAGGATCATAAAAGTGACAGAGAGGATTATCTCGGGAAAACGAGTAGGAATGAAAAACCTAAGCAAGATCAGAGCAGGTCATCAGTCCCCATAAGCTCAGATAAGGGATCTTTTGAACAGGACGGGCCACCATGAGGGCAATCAGAAATGACAGAGCAGAAGTCACAAAGCATCCTGGAGGTCAGAGGGCGTGACCTGAGCTCCAACCCAGAAGGACAGGAGGAAGCAGTTGCCAGGTGTGGTTAATTACATTCCCAACCCTTTAGTCCAGAACTAATTCTACTTCCTACTtaacgtttatttatttatttacttgttgtctttttaggcaaatggaggttcccaggctaggggtcaaatcagagctgcagctgccggcctatagcaactcggggtccgagcccagtctgcaacctacaccacagcttcacggcaacactgcatccttaacccactgagcaaggccagggattgaacccacatcctcatgaatgctggttgggttcgttaaccactgagctatgacaggaactcctacttcctACTTAAGGTTTAAATAGCCTATTTGGTTTTCACCTTTTTTCAGCCCCACGCTAGGTGAAGCTAAGAGCAGGAACAGGATAAGCACTTAGGAAGCTAGGTCAACTAGATTAAGCATCAGCAAGACTGGCTTAAATTAAGATATGATGTTTGAATTGTGCAGACTTTACCATCTATtttcatttatggtttcctttttccGAAGTttcgcagaaaaaaaaaaaagttatttctgaaaatttcaaCCTGTTCTGAGCTGATTGACAGGAAAATCATAGGATGGAGTAAATTGTGAAGCGGCTATGATGTGGCCCCTTCCACTTTTATCGACTGGTtcaatttccatcttttttttttcccttttggtccCACTCAAATAAACCATCTCACTCAAAACAGTATTGGTAAGGAGTTGTTTACCACATTCTCTGTTTCTTCTTGCAAGTGTGGATAGGTTTCATTTACTAACATGCCAGGAGCCAAACTGAatgcataatttcttttttttcttggccttcccacggcatgtggagctCCCTGACCAGAGATGAATCCGAGGGAgtttcgacctgcaccacagctgcagcaacaaagcaagcatccttaactcaccgcaccaggccagggattgaacccgtgtccctgctgctgcagagacaccattgaTCCGGTTGTGCCACAGTGGCTACTCCAGAATGCATAATTTCAATAAAGCCAGTATCTGCAGTTTGCAGACAGTAAAAAGTTAGGATTAAACTTTCTCATTCTCAGGGACTTAAATGCCATCTGTTTACAAAGTGAAATGACACGAGTACGAAGATACTCCTTACAACATTGTTTTTAATAGCAAAtgatggaaacagcccaaatatcCACCCATAAGGATATCGTTAAATACATTATGACTGAGTTATTTAAGGAATCATAAATAGCCCTTTAAAAGGATGTGACACTTTTATATGCATAGATCTGGAAAGATGTTCATGATATATTAAGTGTAAAAAAAGTAGCAGAAGAGAGACTTATAAAGTAACATGACATAGTTTGTGTGTCAGGAGAGAAAGAATATAGACACATATGTTTGTGAGGCTCTGGATATTAAATTCTATTCAGCATTGAATTTTTTGTTACTAGTACACAATCAAAAcaacataaaagtaaaatgttattgaaaatgCATCCATTAATGAGATGGATGAAAATatctcttcctccccccccccccccccccgcccccgccgcacctgtggcatatggaagttcccggggccagggattgaatctgagcctcagctgcagaaatgctggatccttcaacccactgtgctgggctggggattgatctTGTGCCTCCGCAGTGTCCCGAGCCTTGCAGTTGGATGCCTGACCCagtgcaccacaacaagaactcccaaaacCAGCGTTTTGAACTATGGGAACTTTATTTGATTCCCAGAAATGTTCCAAGGCAGTGATATAACTGGTATGTCTACATTTTTTTGAAAGTAGGAGAAGGACTGTGAAAGGGGAAATATAAAAGGAGAACCTTCACCTCCATTATGTGTGTTTTTATTCGGATCAGTTTTAGCAGTAGCTCTTAGCTCCACCAGTAGAGCTTCTTTTTTTCAGGGACCCATTTCACAAAGTTTATATGTATGAACAAAATCCCACCTGATCCTGCAAGGCTTTCAACCACCCTCACTTGGATGTTTTTCCCTGCTCTAACAAATCTTCAGAAAACTAATGTGTGTGGACTTGTAATTTGTCCactaaattctttaattttttttttttttttttaatggctgcacccatggcatatggaagttcctgggccagggattgaatccaagctgcatctgtgacctacaccacagctgcagcaacaccggatcctttaacccactgcactgggccgggcatagaacctgcacctccacaaccacttgagctgctgcagctggattcttcaccctgtgtcacagtgggaattccctaaattctttaaatttttatcacaCTTCGGTAGTACTGACCATAGACTTGTTTGTTCCTTTCCAGTTTTGCATTCAAAGATTTATCAACTTTGTGGTCAAACTAGGTAAGTTTCCTGCTCGGTCTGCTTCTGGAGAGTATAAAAGAAAGCTGACTTTCTCTAAAGGTTTCAGAGAAAGCAAGGAGGGACTTTCCTCACTTTCTCTGAGGGCTCAACAAAACATGTTGTAATCTGTTGCAAGCAGAGTTTTATTCCTATTACCAGCCTTCAGGGTCAATCCTATAAAATGATGACGTAAACCTAGCTGGAAGGTCTCTGGCAACCGTCTACAAATCTCTCTCCTGAATTTTAGCTCTGCGTGCGACTTCCCCCTCGACGCGCACACCATGTTCttattcctttctccttcaccGTCAGTGCCCTCTCCCTTTACTTGCTTCTGCTCATTAAAATTCTGCTACCACACTGTGGCTGATGGCAGCCTAAGTTGGAGGAAGGCAGTTTGAATATGGATCTTACTAAAAGGTGAATGATCAACAGCGCTCCCCAATGTTTGCTGTTTATTAACACATGTAAGCTTAGGTGGATGGAGGTTTGGATAACACAACAAGGAAATACAGTGAGTTTGCATAGAGAAACCTCTCCAGGGGTCTCCTAGGTCTTATCCCATAACAAATGACAAATGCCACCATTCACTCTACTTTGGCAAGAGTCTGGCCCTTGCTAAAAACCTGGGTCAAGCCCAGGGAAAGTTTTAGGTTTATTCTTGGCAgacttcctgccttcctttcagAGCCTTTTTGCCTCTTCCTAGCAACTCTTCTGGAGCCCTAAGACCCTATTGTGTATTATGCCCCTCATTCTCCAGGGCTTTTGACGAGCTCTCTTTATCCTTCAAAACAATGCTTCCCATTTGTTTTTCCACTTTGAtgatttttgttatatttgtgtACCGCTAGTGCTATTATTACCAATTCTTATTCCCTTGTCCTAAGCAATACTTTTTCACAAAATTGTAGGTTTCGTATATGTTCCTCGAGTGTATTCGAGTAGTTATtaaactattaaatttttttaagaacgAAAAGTTTACCTGTATGTGTAGGCTCACTTTGCATACTAGCTGTGATACTGCAAacgttttttggtattttttgcttgtttattaaaAAGTTCTTTAATATTGTTGTATTGTAATACATTAACAATTTTCCAAAAagttaaaagtcaaaataataatatGGCTTAGTGtgaaaagtttgaaaaacagaaaataaacagaaaacagaaattacATAGACTACTAGCTTATAGAAACaaccattaattttttaattaagttattaGCTTATTTAGTCGTTCATTTATTACAGTAGGTAGTGTAACCTAGTGGCTTAATAGTACTGAGCAGGAACCAGAATGTCTTCTgcagtttcattttc
This region includes:
- the NPL gene encoding N-acetylneuraminate lyase, translated to MASPKKKLQGLVAATITPMTEHGEINFSVIGQYVDYLVEVQGVKNIFVNGTTGEGLSLSISERCQVAEEWVTKGRNKLDQIVIHVGALSLKESQELAQHAAKIGADGIAVIAPFFLKPWNKDNLINFLKEVAAAAPALPFYYYHIPALTGVKIRAEELLDGIQDKIPTFQGLKFSDTDLLDFGQCVDQNHQRQFAFLFGVDEQLLSALVMGATGAVGSTYNYLGRKTNQMLEAFERKDFSSALNHQFCIQRFINFVVKLGFGVSQTKAIMTLVSGIPMGPPRLPLQKASREFTDNAKAKLKSLDVLSFTDLKDGNLEAC